One Campylobacter pinnipediorum subsp. caledonicus genomic window carries:
- a CDS encoding menaquinone biosynthesis decarboxylase → MNYIKLLEENGLLTKIEQPVDIDLEIGHISYIEVKKEDSKAILFTNVIDKNGKKYPPVLTNIYGSKKALELIFKRHPDEIADEIQALLKPKKPKNLMQKIDFLSYLFSMKKVFTKQIDKNAQAQEIIHLNEDVNLLDLPVLKTWELDGGRFITMGQVYTKSLNGELSNLGMYRLQIYDKNRLGMHWQIHKDGANFFHEYKKAGKKMPVSVAIGGDPLYIWCGQAPLPKGIFELLLYGFIRKEPAKLVKSITNDILVPHDADFVIEGFVDTSKTELEGPFGDHTGFYTPIEPFPVMDVTAITHKKDPIFHATVVGKPPLEDKYMGWATERIFLPLLKTTVPELNDYYMPENGVFHNLILAKLNTLYPGHAKQAMHAFWGVGQMSFVKHAIFVDENAPELENLDEFSTYVLNRFGEKSLLISEGVCDQLDHASPNSCYGGKLGIDATMDLSDDGINTVSDNELLAKFKEISNDILELKQYKTDTKNPICIVKFSKKERIKDLFEKLLEIKDYFKILIFVDEQNRVNNPYMLTWRVVNNIDAIRDIYIKDSRFCVDATPKNAQDGYEREWPKQTDCTPEVVDSLIKRGIIKDDPALFEKFEIFG, encoded by the coding sequence ATGAATTATATAAAACTTTTAGAAGAAAATGGGCTTTTAACAAAGATAGAGCAACCGGTAGACATAGACCTTGAAATAGGACATATAAGCTATATTGAGGTTAAAAAAGAAGATAGTAAGGCTATTTTGTTTACAAATGTTATAGACAAAAATGGTAAAAAATATCCACCGGTTTTAACAAACATATATGGCTCAAAAAAAGCATTAGAGCTAATTTTTAAAAGACATCCTGATGAGATAGCGGATGAAATTCAAGCTCTTTTAAAACCAAAAAAACCAAAAAATTTAATGCAAAAAATTGATTTTTTATCATATCTGTTTAGCATGAAGAAAGTTTTTACAAAGCAAATAGATAAAAATGCACAAGCTCAAGAAATAATACACCTGAACGAAGATGTAAATTTACTTGACCTTCCGGTGCTAAAAACTTGGGAGCTTGATGGCGGAAGATTTATAACAATGGGGCAAGTTTACACCAAAAGCCTTAACGGAGAGCTTTCAAACCTAGGCATGTATAGATTACAAATATATGATAAGAATAGACTTGGTATGCATTGGCAGATACACAAAGATGGTGCAAATTTTTTTCACGAATACAAAAAAGCAGGCAAGAAAATGCCAGTTAGTGTAGCTATAGGCGGAGATCCTTTATATATTTGGTGCGGTCAGGCGCCATTGCCTAAGGGTATTTTTGAGCTTTTATTATATGGTTTTATAAGAAAAGAACCGGCAAAACTTGTAAAAAGCATAACAAATGATATTTTAGTGCCTCACGATGCTGATTTTGTTATAGAGGGATTTGTAGATACAAGCAAGACTGAGCTTGAGGGTCCTTTTGGAGATCATACTGGTTTTTATACCCCAATAGAGCCTTTTCCGGTTATGGATGTAACTGCTATCACACACAAAAAAGATCCTATATTTCATGCGACAGTTGTCGGAAAACCACCGCTTGAGGACAAATATATGGGTTGGGCTACAGAGAGAATTTTCTTACCACTTTTAAAAACAACAGTGCCTGAACTAAATGATTATTATATGCCAGAAAATGGTGTTTTTCACAATCTAATCTTAGCAAAACTAAACACCCTTTATCCAGGTCACGCCAAACAAGCAATGCATGCTTTTTGGGGTGTTGGGCAGATGAGCTTTGTAAAACATGCTATTTTTGTTGATGAAAATGCACCAGAACTAGAAAATTTAGATGAGTTTAGCACCTATGTTTTAAATCGTTTTGGAGAAAAATCACTTCTTATATCAGAGGGTGTTTGTGACCAGTTAGATCATGCTTCGCCAAACTCTTGTTATGGCGGAAAACTAGGCATAGATGCTACAATGGATTTGTCCGATGATGGTATAAACACCGTAAGCGATAATGAGTTATTGGCTAAGTTTAAAGAAATTTCAAACGATATTTTAGAACTTAAACAATACAAAACAGATACAAAAAACCCAATATGTATAGTGAAATTTTCAAAAAAAGAGCGAATAAAAGATCTCTTTGAAAAGTTATTAGAAATAAAAGATTATTTTAAAATTCTTATATTTGTTGATGAACAAAACAGGGTAAATAACCCATACATGCTAACTTGGAGAGTGGTAAACAATATAGATGCTATCCGTGATATTTATATAAAAGATAGTAGATTTTGTGTGGATGCAACACCAAAAAATGCACAAGATGGATACGAAAGAGAGTGGCCAAAGCAGACTGATTGCACACCTGAAGTAGTTGATAGTCTAATAAAAAGAGGCATAATCAAAGACGATCCAGCTTTATTTGAAAAATTTGAAATTTTTGGTTAA
- a CDS encoding isochorismatase family protein: MNLLVVDMQNDFIGGTLACPNALEIVKKVVDFIKNFEGNVYYSLDWHESDHCSFIQNGGIWPTHCVAESFGASLDNEFYTKLPAQKSPNADNMFFKGMLKEQYSAFKATNKDSVFLSDIINNDVLIVGIALEYCVLQTAIDFKKAGFDVKVDLNLCACVDKSKVDDIIFKFKKEGIKFNI, from the coding sequence ATGAATTTATTAGTTGTTGATATGCAAAATGATTTTATAGGTGGAACACTTGCTTGTCCAAATGCTTTGGAAATTGTGAAAAAAGTGGTAGATTTTATTAAAAACTTTGAAGGAAATGTCTATTATTCTTTAGATTGGCATGAATCTGATCATTGTAGTTTTATCCAAAATGGGGGTATTTGGCCCACTCATTGTGTAGCTGAAAGCTTTGGCGCTTCTTTGGATAATGAATTTTATACAAAATTACCAGCACAAAAATCCCCAAATGCAGATAATATGTTCTTTAAAGGTATGTTAAAAGAGCAATATTCTGCATTTAAAGCTACAAATAAAGATAGTGTTTTTTTGTCTGATATTATAAATAATGATGTTCTTATTGTTGGTATCGCGCTAGAATATTGTGTTTTACAAACCGCAATTGATTTTAAAAAAGCAGGTTTTGATGTAAAAGTAGATTTAAATTTATGTGCTTGTGTGGATAAAAGTAAGGTAGATGATATTATTTTTAAATTTAAAAAAGAAGGAATTAAATTTAATATTTAA